In the Isachenkonia alkalipeptolytica genome, one interval contains:
- a CDS encoding LegC family aminotransferase, with product MNNKMIPLSVPNLSLDILENVKETIETGWVSTGGRFIEEFQEKIAEYLKTPQAVALQSGTAGLHLALKVLGVQSGEEVIVPTLTFVAAVNPVKYLGAEPVFMDCDPNLNMDMDKLEVFLEKECSFTDGVLRNKKTDRMIRALIVVHVFGNPGNMEKLMELSEKYNLKIIEDATEALGSYYTQGKYQNRHCGTIGDIGVFSFNANKIITTGGGGMVVAKKKEHLEKIQYLGVQAKNDSLYFIHDEVGYNYRMTNIQAAFGSDQMDRLESFIETKQKNYQRYKKGIEKIPGLRLLPFREDTRANHWFYSIIVDEQAYGINRDQLLKYLNDESIQTRPLWSLIHKQKPYQNNQAYDVKQAPFYEKHLINIPCSSNLTEEQVDRVLEYLRKARP from the coding sequence ATGAACAATAAGATGATTCCCCTGTCTGTACCGAACTTGTCCCTGGACATTCTGGAAAATGTAAAGGAGACCATTGAAACCGGATGGGTGTCCACCGGGGGTCGATTTATTGAGGAATTTCAGGAAAAAATCGCCGAGTATCTAAAAACCCCTCAGGCTGTGGCCCTGCAAAGCGGAACCGCGGGATTGCACCTGGCATTGAAAGTACTGGGGGTGCAAAGTGGTGAGGAAGTGATTGTGCCCACCCTAACCTTTGTGGCTGCGGTAAATCCGGTAAAATACCTGGGGGCAGAGCCGGTGTTTATGGACTGTGATCCGAACCTAAACATGGACATGGATAAACTGGAAGTATTTTTGGAGAAGGAATGCAGCTTTACAGACGGCGTGCTTCGAAATAAAAAAACGGATCGGATGATTCGGGCCTTAATTGTGGTCCATGTATTCGGAAACCCGGGAAATATGGAGAAGTTGATGGAACTTAGTGAAAAATATAACTTAAAAATCATCGAGGATGCCACGGAGGCCCTGGGGTCCTATTATACCCAAGGGAAATATCAAAACCGGCACTGCGGAACCATCGGTGATATCGGAGTGTTCTCCTTTAATGCCAATAAAATCATCACCACCGGCGGCGGTGGCATGGTGGTTGCCAAAAAAAAGGAGCATTTGGAAAAAATTCAGTATTTAGGGGTTCAGGCAAAGAACGATTCCCTGTACTTTATCCACGATGAGGTAGGCTATAACTACCGAATGACCAATATCCAAGCCGCCTTCGGATCCGACCAGATGGATCGACTGGAGAGCTTTATTGAAACAAAGCAAAAGAATTATCAGCGATATAAAAAAGGCATCGAAAAAATCCCCGGCCTCCGTCTCCTGCCCTTTCGAGAGGATACCCGGGCCAATCACTGGTTTTACTCGATTATCGTGGATGAGCAGGCTTACGGCATCAATCGGGATCAGCTGCTGAAATACTTAAATGATGAAAGCATTCAAACCCGGCCCCTATGGAGCCTGATCCACAAACAAAAGCCCTACCAAAATAATCAAGCCTATGATGTAAAACAGGCGCCCTTTTATGAAAAACATCTGATT
- a CDS encoding acetyltransferase: MDKKEIYIIGAGTYGEAMHELAETLGYTVKGFYDEADEKQGAYIMGAPVLGKVSALSQDFFPGKRFIVAIGNNKIRRKIMEEIDHNGGDTPNMIHPAATINKSATLGKGIYIQANVYVWTKVTIGDYCIISPNVVIAHHTKVGKACLISTLSGVGASIDIKEEVFVGMGATLVTGLSRIGKGATIGAGAVVLKDVEEDSIYAGVPAKLIKKKS; the protein is encoded by the coding sequence ATGGATAAAAAGGAAATTTATATCATCGGCGCCGGTACCTACGGAGAAGCCATGCACGAGTTGGCAGAAACCCTGGGGTATACCGTAAAAGGTTTTTATGACGAGGCCGATGAAAAACAAGGTGCATACATTATGGGGGCCCCGGTGCTGGGAAAGGTTTCGGCGTTGAGCCAAGACTTTTTCCCCGGGAAGCGGTTTATCGTAGCCATTGGAAACAATAAAATCCGCCGAAAGATCATGGAAGAAATTGACCATAACGGGGGAGACACTCCCAATATGATCCATCCCGCCGCCACCATCAATAAGAGCGCAACCCTTGGAAAAGGGATCTATATTCAAGCAAATGTATATGTATGGACAAAAGTTACCATCGGCGACTACTGTATCATCAGTCCCAATGTAGTAATCGCCCATCACACCAAAGTAGGAAAAGCCTGCTTAATTTCCACCCTTTCCGGGGTGGGGGCCTCCATCGATATCAAAGAGGAAGTCTTTGTGGGCATGGGTGCCACCTTGGTTACGGGACTTTCCCGTATTGGAAAAGGGGCCACCATCGGTGCCGGCGCCGTGGTGTTAAAAGACGTGGAGGAAGACTCCATCTACGCCGGGGTGCCTGCAAAGCTTATAAAGAAAAAGTCATAG
- a CDS encoding sugar transferase → MRTVRLSIKRLLDIVLSLLGLIVLSPVFLITAGMIRKKMGSPVFFVQERPGKDGEIFKMIKFRTMLNTRDAQGNLLPNEQRHTRFGKMMRSTSLDELPELINVLKGEMSLVGPRPLLVEYLPRYNKHQARRHEVRPGITGWAQINGRNTISWEEKFDYDVWYVDNLRITLDIKILFLTVFKVFKRQDVNKSQQVTMEKFQGTDLDREKQ, encoded by the coding sequence ATGAGAACAGTCAGATTAAGCATCAAACGACTACTGGATATTGTCCTGTCTTTACTGGGGTTGATTGTGTTAAGTCCCGTGTTTTTGATCACCGCAGGGATGATTCGAAAAAAGATGGGAAGCCCGGTTTTTTTCGTCCAGGAGCGACCGGGGAAGGATGGAGAAATATTTAAAATGATTAAGTTTCGTACCATGTTAAATACCCGGGATGCCCAGGGCAATCTCCTGCCCAACGAACAGCGCCACACCAGGTTCGGAAAAATGATGCGAAGCACCAGTCTCGACGAGCTTCCGGAACTGATCAACGTTTTGAAGGGAGAGATGAGCCTGGTGGGACCAAGACCCCTGTTGGTGGAGTATCTCCCCCGGTACAATAAGCATCAGGCCCGGCGCCATGAAGTGCGGCCGGGAATCACCGGTTGGGCTCAGATCAACGGACGAAACACCATCTCCTGGGAGGAAAAGTTTGATTACGACGTGTGGTATGTGGACAATCTGCGGATCACCTTGGATATAAAAATACTTTTTCTTACGGTGTTTAAGGTTTTTAAACGCCAAGACGTAAACAAAAGTCAGCAGGTTACCATGGAGAAGTTTCAAGGGACGGATTTGGACCGGGAAAAACAATGA
- a CDS encoding LCP family protein, translating into MNKQMRKWFMLLMILTMILSFGIADIYGEEDSRALQQETEEAAEEESEEETEEETEPEEDPEEEPSEEEARGNIRIRYIDSEGNPVGDSVLHQDLPLGEHSYSAKTISGYDLVSPRSKSVTLTRDGELLVLDFEYVEAPEEREEEPEEAPAEEEPAEEAPAPTPPSQAPAVKGTVVVQYLDAAGEEIRQEDIFDELPAGVHHFQAIEIEGYELSDEASKAMEITENGQRETISFTYTQTDELIDDEEEEEEEEDRRRGFFAWLWRNPIFGMVFLLLILMIIALIFLLRSLYKTRKKRRMDRGPRDAGEEKAPKGRGEMGAGGLGEQGRPGAKEGAKEEESPYEIVPGQDPSSKATEKKPSLSQKKRRRRAVLIIIGVLVAVLLLGYVGALYLLDRIEREEIARDDESLGIEEEGSRGVTNIAVFGIDSAEGMRGRSDAIMIVTLDENNDKIKITSIMRDSYVEIPGRGMDKVNHAYAFGGPELAIKTLNQNFRLDIRDFVSVNFNSMPAIIDAMGGIEQEITDREATQIKGLERGGTYTLTGRQALDFSRIRKIDSDFERTRRQRDVMEATIQKGLNAPVTSYPGMMNDIFPHMTTNMSSNYMLNMARKAVTQNIRTIEQVQFPTSDLAQGQMINGVYYYVFDRAEAANRLRAYLYEDQPMEQSTD; encoded by the coding sequence ATGAATAAACAAATGAGAAAATGGTTTATGTTGTTAATGATCCTAACGATGATCCTTTCTTTCGGCATCGCCGACATTTATGGGGAGGAAGACAGCCGTGCCCTTCAACAGGAAACGGAGGAAGCTGCTGAAGAAGAATCGGAAGAAGAAACCGAGGAGGAGACAGAACCCGAGGAGGACCCCGAGGAAGAACCTTCGGAAGAGGAGGCCCGGGGCAACATTCGGATTCGCTATATTGACAGCGAGGGCAACCCAGTGGGGGATTCTGTCCTTCATCAGGACCTGCCCCTGGGAGAACACAGCTATTCCGCGAAAACCATCTCCGGATATGATTTAGTAAGTCCCCGAAGCAAGTCCGTAACCCTGACCAGGGACGGAGAGCTTTTGGTATTGGACTTTGAGTATGTGGAGGCTCCGGAAGAGAGGGAAGAGGAACCGGAAGAAGCTCCGGCAGAGGAAGAACCCGCTGAGGAAGCTCCGGCCCCCACACCGCCTTCCCAGGCGCCGGCAGTGAAGGGGACGGTTGTGGTGCAGTACCTGGATGCGGCCGGGGAAGAAATTCGGCAAGAGGATATTTTTGATGAGCTACCCGCAGGGGTCCATCATTTTCAAGCCATTGAAATTGAAGGCTATGAACTGTCCGACGAAGCGTCCAAGGCCATGGAAATCACAGAAAACGGTCAGCGTGAGACCATCAGCTTTACCTACACGCAAACCGACGAGCTTATAGACGATGAAGAGGAAGAAGAAGAGGAGGAAGACCGCCGCAGAGGCTTTTTTGCCTGGTTGTGGAGAAATCCGATTTTCGGCATGGTTTTTCTGCTGTTAATTCTGATGATTATCGCCTTGATCTTTTTATTGCGCTCCCTTTACAAAACCCGGAAAAAACGGCGGATGGATCGTGGACCAAGGGACGCCGGAGAAGAAAAGGCCCCGAAAGGAAGGGGTGAAATGGGAGCTGGAGGCCTTGGTGAACAAGGGCGCCCCGGGGCAAAGGAAGGGGCGAAGGAAGAGGAATCACCCTATGAAATTGTTCCGGGCCAGGATCCTTCTTCAAAGGCAACGGAAAAGAAACCGAGCCTAAGTCAAAAAAAGCGGCGAAGACGGGCGGTACTGATCATCATCGGTGTGCTGGTGGCGGTGTTATTACTGGGTTACGTTGGCGCTCTTTATCTACTGGACCGGATCGAACGGGAAGAAATTGCCCGGGACGATGAGTCCCTGGGGATTGAAGAGGAAGGGAGCCGTGGGGTGACCAACATCGCCGTATTCGGTATTGACTCCGCCGAAGGGATGCGGGGGCGGAGTGACGCGATCATGATTGTAACTTTGGATGAGAACAACGATAAGATTAAAATCACCTCCATTATGCGGGACTCCTATGTGGAGATCCCCGGACGGGGCATGGACAAGGTAAACCACGCCTATGCCTTTGGAGGGCCGGAGCTGGCCATCAAAACCCTGAACCAAAACTTTAGACTGGATATCCGGGATTTCGTTTCCGTGAATTTCAATTCCATGCCGGCGATCATTGATGCCATGGGTGGTATTGAGCAGGAAATTACCGACCGGGAAGCAACCCAAATTAAAGGACTGGAAAGGGGAGGCACCTATACCTTAACCGGAAGGCAGGCTCTGGATTTTTCCAGAATCCGAAAGATCGACTCGGACTTTGAGCGAACCAGAAGGCAGCGGGACGTTATGGAGGCCACCATTCAAAAGGGCCTCAACGCCCCGGTGACCTCTTATCCCGGGATGATGAACGACATCTTTCCTCATATGACCACAAATATGTCTTCGAACTATATGCTGAATATGGCAAGAAAAGCCGTGACACAAAACATTCGTACCATCGAACAGGTGCAGTTTCCCACTTCGGATCTTGCCCAGGGGCAGATGATCAACGGGGTGTACTACTACGTGTTTGACCGGGCGGAAGCAGCCAATCGACTGCGAGCTTACCTCTATGAGGATCAGCCCATGGAACAAAGTACCGACTAA
- a CDS encoding cohesin domain-containing protein, whose product MKPKKNKLLLTILTIMVIFNLHPIHSFAQAGATISLSSTTIEEGDSVTVTVNFNASDIGAVSGNVSYNADVLEFVSGDGGNAGGGSGTIAIFATSSETSRLQATFTFRGKKEGTANFAISSSQVYDMEEELLGSPTASTSITVSNPEPEPEPEPEPEPEPEPEPEPEPEPEPEPEPEPEPEPEPEPEPEPEPEEDTNETEDDEHSDGTDQEEEESAEAEDDEDDRVREALIEIGGEQWQLQEALEESWLPEGFEIMEIEFEGQPVEAAHSEAKNLTLLYLTDENEEHGRFFIYDNQNRELYPYIIISAGGNYTLLSFNDDEEGDMKEDLPEGYQEAELTIEDMTVDAWQLEGGQKPEFYLVYAKYENEEPGFYLYDGEENTLQRYFDRSVEVEVVQEVEVQGVIEEKSFFGRLQEDPTLMGIFILLVLTNIGLAMGLGKTLYERKKLF is encoded by the coding sequence ATGAAACCAAAGAAAAATAAACTTTTGCTAACGATTCTTACGATAATGGTCATTTTTAATCTGCATCCAATCCATAGTTTTGCTCAAGCCGGTGCAACCATTAGTCTTAGTTCTACAACCATTGAAGAAGGTGACTCCGTCACCGTTACCGTGAACTTCAATGCATCGGATATCGGAGCCGTAAGTGGGAATGTGAGCTACAACGCCGATGTACTGGAGTTTGTTAGTGGAGATGGGGGTAATGCAGGGGGCGGAAGCGGCACCATCGCAATCTTTGCAACTTCATCGGAAACCTCCCGGCTTCAGGCGACCTTTACCTTTCGAGGAAAGAAAGAGGGAACCGCAAACTTTGCAATAAGTAGCAGTCAGGTCTACGATATGGAAGAAGAGTTGTTAGGAAGTCCAACGGCCTCTACTTCCATAACCGTAAGCAATCCGGAGCCAGAGCCGGAGCCAGAGCCGGAACCAGAGCCAGAACCAGAGCCAGAACCAGAACCAGAGCCAGAACCAGAACCGGAACCGGAACCAGAACCGGAACCAGAGCCAGAACCGGAGCCAGAACCGGAACCAGAACCGGAAGAAGATACAAATGAAACGGAGGACGATGAACACAGCGACGGTACAGATCAAGAGGAAGAAGAGTCCGCTGAAGCTGAAGACGATGAAGACGACCGGGTAAGAGAAGCCCTCATAGAAATCGGTGGCGAACAGTGGCAACTTCAAGAAGCTCTTGAAGAGAGCTGGCTGCCGGAAGGCTTTGAAATCATGGAAATAGAATTTGAGGGTCAGCCCGTAGAGGCCGCTCACAGTGAGGCAAAAAATCTGACCCTGCTTTATTTAACCGATGAAAATGAGGAACACGGAAGGTTTTTCATCTATGATAACCAAAACCGGGAGCTGTATCCGTATATTATTATTAGTGCCGGTGGAAATTATACCCTTTTGTCCTTCAACGATGACGAGGAAGGGGACATGAAGGAGGATTTACCCGAAGGCTACCAAGAGGCGGAGCTGACCATAGAAGATATGACAGTGGATGCTTGGCAACTGGAAGGTGGACAAAAACCGGAGTTCTATCTTGTATACGCCAAATATGAAAATGAAGAACCGGGTTTTTACTTGTATGATGGGGAGGAAAACACCCTGCAGCGCTACTTTGATCGGTCGGTGGAAGTGGAAGTTGTCCAAGAGGTGGAGGTTCAAGGGGTAATCGAAGAAAAAAGCTTTTTTGGTAGGCTACAAGAGGATCCCACCCTTATGGGAATCTTTATCCTACTGGTCCTAACGAACATCGGCCTGGCCATGGGTCTTGGCAAAACCCTTTACGAAAGAAAAAAACTTTTCTAA